In Sphingomonas sp. JUb134, the sequence CCCGTTCCCTGCCAGGTGATCGACCAGCCGCCCGCCTGCTGACCAATATTGTCCGCGCCCGCCCCTGCAACCAGTACGTTCGCGCCCGGTTTGATCGGCAGCACGCCATTGTTCTTGAGCAGCACGAGCGACTCGCGCACCGCCGCTCGCGCGAGCGCGCGGTGTTCGGGGCTGCCGAGCAGGTTGAACTTGCCCGCGAACGGGCGCGACGACGGGCGGCCGGCGTCGAACGTGCCCGCCAGCACCTTGACGCGCAGGATGCGGCGCACCGCATCGTCCAATCGCGCCGCCGGGATCGTACCCGCCTTCGCCTCGCGCAGCGTGTTGGCGTAGAGTTCCTTCCACTTGGGGCCCGAGTACATGAACATGTCGAGCCCGGCGTTGATCGCGGCCGCGCAATCCTCGTTGGTGCAGCCCGGCACCTGCCCGTGCGCGTTCCAGTCGCCGACCGCGAAGCCGTCGAAGCCCCAGCGTTCCTTCAGCACACCCGTCAGCAGCGACTTGTTGCCGGTCAGCTTGGTGCCGTTCCAGCTCGAGAAGCTGGGCATCACGGTCAGCGCGCCCGCGGGCAGCGCGGTCATGTAGCCGGCGGCGTGGACGTCGCGCAGCGTCGCTTCGCTGACGCGCGTGTCACCCTGGTCGCGCCCGCCGGTGCCACCGTCGCCAAGGAAGTGCTTGACCGAGGAGATGACGTGGCCGGGGCGCATGAAATCACCGCCGACACGGCCCTGGATGCCCTCCACCATCGCGCCGGCGTAGGACGCTACGACCGCGGGCTCCTCCGAATAGCTCTCGTAAGTGCGGCCCCAGCGATCATCCTGCACGACGGCGACGGTCGGCGCGAAGCTCCAGTCGATGCCGGTCGCCGCCGTCTCCGCCGCGGTTGCCGCGCCGATGCGGCGGACGAGGTCGGGGTCGCGCGCGGCGCCGAGCGCGATGTTGTGCGGAAACAGCGTCGCGCCAACGATGTTGTTGGCGCCGTGCACCGCGTCGGTGCCCCAGATGACGGGCACGACCGGGCGACCGTCGCTGCGCTTCACCGACGCGTCGTAGAAGGCATCGAACAGTTTCAGCCACTCGGGTGCGGGCGCGAACTCGTCATTGTTGGGGGCAGAGTTGCCGCCATTCAGGATCGAGCCGAGCTTGTACGTCTCCAGATCCTCCGGCGTGATCGAGGCGATGTCGACCTGGATCAGCTGCCCGACCTTGTCCTCGATGCTCATCCGGCGGAGCATCGCGTCGACGCGCGCCTCGACCTTGGGATCGCGCTGGCGCTTCATCGCCAGCGCGGGCCACTCACCCGGATGTGCCACCGCGGAAGGACCAACCTTACCGGCATTCTGCGCCGACAGCGTCGCACCACTGGCAAGCAAACCCGCAATCACAGCCAGCTTCATCGTCCTCATTCATTCCTCCCCGACGCGCCAAACT encodes:
- a CDS encoding glycoside hydrolase family 3 protein — protein: MRTMKLAVIAGLLASGATLSAQNAGKVGPSAVAHPGEWPALAMKRQRDPKVEARVDAMLRRMSIEDKVGQLIQVDIASITPEDLETYKLGSILNGGNSAPNNDEFAPAPEWLKLFDAFYDASVKRSDGRPVVPVIWGTDAVHGANNIVGATLFPHNIALGAARDPDLVRRIGAATAAETAATGIDWSFAPTVAVVQDDRWGRTYESYSEEPAVVASYAGAMVEGIQGRVGGDFMRPGHVISSVKHFLGDGGTGGRDQGDTRVSEATLRDVHAAGYMTALPAGALTVMPSFSSWNGTKLTGNKSLLTGVLKERWGFDGFAVGDWNAHGQVPGCTNEDCAAAINAGLDMFMYSGPKWKELYANTLREAKAGTIPAARLDDAVRRILRVKVLAGTFDAGRPSSRPFAGKFNLLGSPEHRALARAAVRESLVLLKNNGVLPIKPGANVLVAGAGADNIGQQAGGWSITWQGTGVTNANFPNAQSIWGGLSEAVRASGGTATLSAQGSFTTKPDVAIVVFGETPYAEFTGDRPTLEYSPDDKSNLELLRRLKKAGVPTVSVFLSGRPLWVNPELNASDAFVAAWLPGTEGGGVADVVVAGRDGKPKADFRGTLSFSWPKRLDQYVLNRRDPNYDPLFPFGYGLSYAKGGQVPTLNEARPANAGGDQNALFVRGRLAPGASLKTSGAVTQARIDRQAQEDSVRLTFTGAGEFAVAQAQPIDLSREANGQLSLILDYRVTRAAAGTVTLGMAAAGGRSASVPITGALRAAGSDWTELAVPLRCFADQGVEMAKVTRPAVIAATGAAGIDVSGIRIASAPPGPVSCGQR